One part of the Streptomyces lydicus genome encodes these proteins:
- a CDS encoding acyl-CoA dehydrogenase family protein translates to MTALELPTRAATGRSAASVLDRVRAYASTLPARAPEIERTGRIPGDVLDGLKATGLLRAALPPSLGGVEMTAPELTRAVDLLAEGDASVAWCAAVALNAALAVVSLPEEVFTELFPDPDLITATVLPPAGQAVRRGGGYLLSGRWSYGSGITHADRVLAGFRTPEGAPRIAVFDAAHARVLDTWHTTGLRGTGSHDFEVADLFVPERHTFGLVPSGTRQEPLHLRADNLALKMAGVPLGIGRSALNAARETLAARRSALPRPGAPADLAHAESLIGAADAYVYATLENAWAAQAAGLAPERGTAALARQFAHRACREAVQLLYDTVGSAAVYTERTPLDRHLRDVITAGRHVASAERILDGVGDLRLGGDPASPHF, encoded by the coding sequence ATGACCGCCTTGGAACTGCCGACCCGGGCCGCGACGGGCCGTAGCGCCGCCTCGGTCCTGGACCGGGTACGGGCGTACGCCTCGACCCTCCCGGCCCGCGCGCCGGAGATCGAGCGGACGGGCCGGATCCCCGGTGACGTCCTCGACGGCCTGAAGGCCACCGGGCTGCTGCGCGCCGCCCTGCCACCGTCACTGGGCGGTGTCGAGATGACCGCGCCGGAGCTCACCCGCGCCGTCGACCTGCTGGCCGAGGGGGACGCCTCGGTCGCCTGGTGCGCGGCCGTCGCGCTGAACGCCGCGCTGGCCGTGGTCTCGCTGCCCGAGGAGGTGTTCACCGAGCTGTTCCCGGACCCGGACCTGATCACCGCGACGGTGCTGCCGCCGGCCGGGCAGGCGGTCCGGCGGGGCGGCGGCTACCTCCTGTCGGGACGCTGGTCCTACGGCAGCGGGATCACCCACGCGGACCGGGTGCTGGCCGGCTTCCGGACCCCGGAGGGCGCCCCGAGGATCGCCGTCTTCGACGCCGCGCACGCGCGGGTGCTCGACACCTGGCACACCACCGGGCTGCGCGGCACCGGCTCGCACGACTTCGAGGTCGCCGACCTGTTCGTCCCGGAACGGCACACGTTCGGGCTGGTGCCGTCCGGCACCCGGCAGGAGCCGCTCCACCTGCGTGCCGACAACCTCGCCCTCAAGATGGCGGGGGTGCCGCTGGGCATCGGCAGGTCCGCGCTGAACGCCGCCAGGGAGACCCTCGCCGCGAGGCGTTCCGCGCTGCCCCGGCCGGGCGCCCCGGCCGACCTCGCGCACGCCGAGTCGCTGATCGGCGCGGCGGACGCCTATGTGTACGCCACGCTGGAGAACGCCTGGGCCGCGCAGGCGGCGGGCCTGGCGCCCGAACGCGGCACGGCCGCGCTGGCCCGCCAGTTCGCGCACCGGGCCTGCCGGGAGGCGGTCCAGCTCCTGTACGACACCGTGGGCTCGGCCGCGGTCTACACCGAGCGCACCCCGCTCGACCGGCACCTGCGCGACGTCATCACCGCGGGCCGCCATGTCGCGTCCGCGGAA